A region from the Acyrthosiphon pisum isolate AL4f chromosome A1, pea_aphid_22Mar2018_4r6ur, whole genome shotgun sequence genome encodes:
- the LOC100571649 gene encoding uncharacterized protein LOC100571649 — protein MSVCDCWASFKFSQIILCLSCLLYKRWSDAEATRLFYFFEKSSREWPLLNNITRNGAGSLFADVTFGGYIIICVALYIAYLMGELKNSKKTESFLLVIGAALFIAVGCLVLTAVDSVPGNLIVNALVLGTLSIVTGMVFVLDTCLSNRRNDKESHLLPKNTRYGDIARTRAAVDGAMHANGTNGVHANGTNGVHANGTNGVHANGMNGVHANGMNGVHVNGINGVLKRETAVENKQKNGLLRTAANGRTVETKNESVQTTTSRDRGRPDEDGDDVDGVSAHQYGRRYLDDRGFDVSHGHRHTEWYDTDMDLPKMKKLEINVPAEESPDYRRRFVNVKSGIKLQSPSITSTVHNQQESPKEENEHEVKNARVPYVFSEKKRPTRPTDLPLKSPVERVNDSLQKSVKSRFYFGANTEEPKSPNDPGYVLHTVSRWEEQPAAAVPQNGYKNFKRSQV, from the exons ATTTTGTGTTTGAGCTGTCTACTCTATAAGAGATGGTCGGACGCAGAAGCCACTAGGCTGTTTTATTTCTTCGAGAAGTCGTCCAGGGAGTGGCCGTTGCTGAACAACATCACCAGGAACGGGGCCGGATCTCTGTTCGCGGACGTGACTTTCGGcggttacataataatatgcgtggCGCTGTACATAGCGTACTTGATGGGAGAGCTCAAGAACAGCAAGAAAACT GAATCGTTTCTGTTGGTCATCGGTGCGGCGCTGTTCATCGCCGTTGGCTGTCTGGTGTTGACAGCCGTGGACAGCGTGCCCGGGAACCTGATTGTCAACGCGCTCGTGCTGGGCACCCTGTCCATAGTGACAGGCATGGTGTTCGTGTTGGACACGTGTCTGTCGAACAGGCGGAACGATAAGGAGTCGCACCTGTTGCCGAAGAACACTCGGTACGGCGACATTGCGCGCACTAGGGCCGCCGTCGACGGTGCAATGCATGCCAACGGGACGAACGGAGTGCACGCAAACGGGACGAACGGAGTGCACGCAAACGGGACGAACGGAGTGCACGCAAACGGCATGAACGGAGTGCACGCAAACGGCATGAACGGCGTGCACGTCAATGGGATAAACGGCGTGCTGAAGCGGGAGACGGCAGTGGAGAACAAGCAGAAAAACGGCTTGCTTCGGACGGCCGCCAACGGTCGGACGGTGGAGACAAAGAACGAGAGCGTTCAGACGACCACGAGCAGGGATCGTGGACGACCGGACGAAGATGGCGACGACGTCGACGGGGTGTCCGCACATCAGTACGGTCGTAGGTATTTGGACGACCGCGGGTTCGACGTGAGTCACGGACATAGACACACCGAGTGGTACGACACGGACATGGACCTGCCAAAGATGAAGAAACTCGAAATCAACGTGCCGGCCGAGGAGTCTCCGGATTACCGTCGCAG ATTTGTAAACGTTAAGAGCGGTATTAAACTACAATCACCAAGCATTACTAGCACTGTGCACAATCAACAGGAAAGTCCGAAGGAAGAAAATGAGCATGAAGTGAAAAATGCCAGAGTACCGTatgttttttcagaaaaaaagagACCAACTAGACCTACTGATCTACCCTTGAAATCACCTGTGGAGAGAGTGAATGATTCATTACAAAAATCGGTTAAAAGTCGATTTTACTTTGGGGCGAACACTGAAGAGCCTAAATCGCCAAATGATCCTGGCTACGTGCTGCACACTGTATCCAGGTGGGAAGAACAACCTGCAGCAGCCGTGCCACAAAATGGATACAAGAACTTTAAAAGAAGTCAAGTATAG